From the Ilumatobacteraceae bacterium genome, the window CGGTGTGACCCGGCCGCTGCAGAGCAGGCGCAGGATCGAGGCGGGTGGCAACTCGAGCCCGTCGCCGGTCTCGCAGGCCGAGTGGTCGTTCAATTCGCCGGTCGTCACGGTGCGTTCGTCGACGATCACCGTGATGTCGGCCTCGAGCGGGCGCACCGCCTGATGTCCACCGGCCACGAGACAGCCGAGCGCTTCGGCGGCGACCCGATTGCGATCGACAGCCCGATCGACGAATGCCGGATCGCCGTTGCGTTCGCCCTCGGCGATCATCGCTGCCACCTGTCGGTCGACGGCACCGAAGACCTGGTTCGCCAACTCGGGGTGGAAGGCGAACCGCCCCTCGACCATGCCCGTCGCTCCGTTCAGCTTGCGGGAGAGGTACGTCTCACGACGTTGACGCGTGTTGCGCTCGACGCCGTTGTCACGCTCGATCCGCCTGGCGCGGTCACGGACGTGCCGACCGAAGCGCTCCGGCGACATCGACGCCGCTGCGCCGAGCAGATCGGAGGTCTCGCCGAGGAGTGATGCCTTGACCTCGTCGTCGAGCCGGGCGGTGGCATTGGCGAGTGCGTCGACGTGCTCGGCACCGATCGCGCCGTCGGCGAGCGCATCGCCGAATGAGGGTGCCTCGTCGAGCGTCTTCGAGCGGCGTTCCTTGCGTTTGCCCTCCGCTGCCGACACGCCGCCGCAGCGGGTGTGCAGGTCGGCCGCCGGAGCGGCGCCGGCGGAATCGTGGAGCACGGTCATGCGCGAGGTGATGCGGGCCTCGGCGGCGTCGAGCCAGCCGCGTGCGAGGCGGACGTCTCGGAGCAGATCGGCGCATCGGGCCGAGTCGGCCGCGGTGACATCGCCGTCGATTGCCTTGATCGCAGTGATCACCCCGTCCCGATTCATGCCCCCATCATGCGCATGAGGGTGTCACAGGGAACCGGCCGCCGAGGTACACCTGGACGTCGTCTCCCAAGATCTGCTCGTGGGTGGACAACACGACGACCGAGCCGTCCGGGCGGATCACCACCTGGGAGGTCGGGCTCGAGAACTGGTCGCCCAACCGGCACCGGCGAGCCGCGCTCCCGGAACCCGCGGACGGTGCGAACCCCGACGCCTATGGTGTCGGTGTGACGACGCCGACTCGGTACCTGGACGATGGCGACAGCGCTCGCTGGCTCGACTTCGAACTCCGGGATGACGACATCATCATCAGCACCCGTTCCAAGTCCGGTACCACCTGGGTTCAGATGATCTGTGCGCTGCTGATCTTCGACTCGCCGGATCTCCCGCGGCCGCTTCCGGAGCTGTCCCCGTGGCTCGACTGGCTCGTCCTCCCGAAAGACGAGCTCTTCGAGGACCTCGGGGCGCAGACGCACCGCCGGTTCATCAAGACGCACACACCGCTCGACGGGCTGCCGCACGACGATCGAGTCACGTACATCGTCGTCGCCCGGCACCCGCTCGACGCCATCGCGTCGCTGTATCACCAGATCCTCAACATCAATCGCGAGCGCCTCGCCGAGCTCATCGGAAAACCGGACCTCGCCCAACCCAGACCTCTGCCGCCGCTCGATGAATGGCTCGCCGAATGGATCGAATCGGAAGAAACCGCACAGGAGGACCTCGACTCGTTCGGCGGGATGTTCCACCACCTCACCGATGCGTGGAGTCGACGAGGCGAACCCAACGTCGTGCTCGTGCACTACGCCGACCTGCTGCACGACCTCAGCGATGAGATGAAGCGGATCGCCGGCCTGCTCGAGATCGATGTCACCGACGAGCGAGTCGACGAACTCGCAGAAGCAGCGACGTTCGGGTCGATGCAAGCGAACGGCGACATGCTCGTGCCCGACCCTGCAGCCGTGCTCACGGACAAGAGCCGCTTCTTCCGTTCCGGCCGATCCGGGGCCGGCAGCGACATCCTCGATCCCGACACGCTCGCCGCATACCTCGCCCGGGCATCGCGCTCGGCGCCACCCGACCTCCTCACCTGGCTCCACCGCGGCTGACCACCGTCCCCTCGACACCGAGGCGCGGCGAGCGAAGCCGGCAAACTCAGCGCAACTGCGCGAGCGCCTGTTCGTGGACATCGAGATCGCGTGGCTCACCGTCGGCCCACGGCGATCCGTACACGATCAGGTCGTCGAACCCCAGCTCGGTCGCACGCTCGGCGGCGTCGAGGAAGCTGCCCACACTTGCCGTCGGGTGCACCCGACCGAAGCCGAGCAACACCGAGCGCCGAACGCTCGCCGGGTCGCGGCCCTGCCGGTCACACGCCTCGCCGAAGCCTTCGACCTGACGGCCGAGGAGTTGCCAGAAGTCGTCGCCGTCGAGGTCGGCGGTCCCGGGCCCGCCATACGTGTTCCAGGTGTCGGCATGGGCCGCTGCCAGCGCGAGCGATCGTGGACCGTGACCGGCGAGGACCAGCTCGGGCCGTTCGACGCCGTCGGGCCGCGCCGTCGTCTGGAGCCCACCGAAGGCCGTCGCGTCACCCTGCCAGTCGGTGGCACCGTCGAGGACCTCCAGGTATCCCCGAACCACATCGGCGAACCGGGTCGAGGACTCACCGACGGAATCGCTGACGCCACGATCGGCCTCGACACAGAACGGCGCCCCCATGCCGACACCGAGGACGAGTCGACCGGCACTGATGTCTTGCACCGTCATGGCCACCCGAGCCAACGACACCGGGGAACGGAACGCCGACGAGGCGACCAGCGTCCCCAACATGATCCGATCGGTGACCGCAGCGGCCGCCGTGAGCGTGGTGAAGGCCTCGCCC encodes:
- a CDS encoding sulfotransferase domain-containing protein; the encoded protein is MDNTTTEPSGRITTWEVGLENWSPNRHRRAALPEPADGANPDAYGVGVTTPTRYLDDGDSARWLDFELRDDDIIISTRSKSGTTWVQMICALLIFDSPDLPRPLPELSPWLDWLVLPKDELFEDLGAQTHRRFIKTHTPLDGLPHDDRVTYIVVARHPLDAIASLYHQILNINRERLAELIGKPDLAQPRPLPPLDEWLAEWIESEETAQEDLDSFGGMFHHLTDAWSRRGEPNVVLVHYADLLHDLSDEMKRIAGLLEIDVTDERVDELAEAATFGSMQANGDMLVPDPAAVLTDKSRFFRSGRSGAGSDILDPDTLAAYLARASRSAPPDLLTWLHRG
- a CDS encoding LLM class flavin-dependent oxidoreductase, coding for MSLSRLGLLLSPVGPWSAQAPGYRWAEEVGYDVVYTADHLTHPTFPGSWLGEAFTTLTAAAAVTDRIMLGTLVASSAFRSPVSLARVAMTVQDISAGRLVLGVGMGAPFCVEADRGVSDSVGESSTRFADVVRGYLEVLDGATDWQGDATAFGGLQTTARPDGVERPELVLAGHGPRSLALAAAHADTWNTYGGPGTADLDGDDFWQLLGRQVEGFGEACDRQGRDPASVRRSVLLGFGRVHPTASVGSFLDAAERATELGFDDLIVYGSPWADGEPRDLDVHEQALAQLR
- a CDS encoding HNH endonuclease — encoded protein: MNRDGVITAIKAIDGDVTAADSARCADLLRDVRLARGWLDAAEARITSRMTVLHDSAGAAPAADLHTRCGGVSAAEGKRKERRSKTLDEAPSFGDALADGAIGAEHVDALANATARLDDEVKASLLGETSDLLGAAASMSPERFGRHVRDRARRIERDNGVERNTRQRRETYLSRKLNGATGMVEGRFAFHPELANQVFGAVDRQVAAMIAEGERNGDPAFVDRAVDRNRVAAEALGCLVAGGHQAVRPLEADITVIVDERTVTTGELNDHSACETGDGLELPPASILRLLCSGRVTPIIVDTDGNALDAGDTVRFANRKQRRALRAMYRTCAFHGCDVVFDRCEIHHITPWEHGGPTDLLNLIPICSRHHHVVHEVGWSLVLEPDRTLIIHQPDGTVFGRTRPDLAEHTRARAHTRRTAA